A window from Salvia miltiorrhiza cultivar Shanhuang (shh) chromosome 2, IMPLAD_Smil_shh, whole genome shotgun sequence encodes these proteins:
- the LOC131011403 gene encoding pollen-specific leucine-rich repeat extensin-like protein 1, whose protein sequence is MATEKVTLMILTADLQCPSCYKKIRKTLCKFPQIRDQVYDEKKNEVKVTVVCCSPEKIRDKLCCKGGKSIKTIKIVELKPADKPKEPEMHKPAPKPEKPKEHPKGPEKPKGDDKPKAAGPPAEKPKGDDKPKAAGPPAEKPKGDDKPKAAAPPAEKPKEAPKPESAAMPPAAMQMLGPGPALVHGVPSVFPYSGPSHDAYPPGPYYHGYGFPPPSQPIYDGYYGHGHGHGHGCGYGYGYGGIAQHAHVNRDNYFSDENPQTCTIM, encoded by the exons ATGGCAACTGAAAAG GTCACTCTAATGATACTAACGGCTGATCTCCAATGTCCCAGCTGCTACAAGAAGATCAGAAAAACTCTTTGTAAATTTCCCC AAATTCGAGACCAAGTGTATGATGAGAAGAAGAACGAAGTGAAAGTGACGGTGGTGTGCTGTAGCCCGGAAAAGATTCGTGACAAATTGTGCTGCAAGGGTGGCAAATCCATCAAAACCATCAAGATTGTAGAGCTCAAGCCCGCCGATAAGCCCAAAGAGCCCGAAATGCACAAACCCGCTCCCAAACCCGAGAAGCCCAAGGAGCATCCGAAAGGGCCCGAAAAGCCTAAAGGCGACGACAAGCCGAAAGCTGCAGGCCCGCCGGCCGAAAAGCCCAAAGGCGACGACAAGCCGAAAGCTGCAGGCCCGCCGGCCGAAAAGCCCAAAGGCGACGATAAGCCGAAAGCAGCAGCCCCTCCGGCCGAGAAGCCCAAGGAGGCTCCAAAGCCCGAATCGGCCGCGATGCCGCCGGCAGCTATGCAGATGTTGGGGCCCGGCCCGGCCCTAGTGCATGGTGTTCCGTCGGTTTTCCCCTACTCCGGGCCGAGCCACGATGCTTATCCGCCCGGCCCGTATTACCACGGCTACGGATTTCCCCCGCCTTCACAGCCAATATATGATGGATATTACGGGCATGGGCATGGGCATGGGCATGGATGCGGGTATGGATACGGGTATGGTGGAATAGCTCAACATGCCCATGTGAATAGAGATAACTACTTTAGTGATGAAAACCCTCAAACTTGCACTATCATGTAA